The Microbacterium limosum genome contains a region encoding:
- a CDS encoding alkylhydroperoxidase domain protein produces MTESLAPETDLPVPQRFTQDVLGWVPWLEPLRETDLGERHFEALVQRSRAKNAYFRLLARDPAVLRERTLADFDIFFNVAEGLPRADREIAATAASRSNGCVYCASVHAGFATHHSGRRDDVQRLLDEGTGARIDPRWDAVVDASVALSQSPPALGSDELRALDAAGLDDLEVLDTIMSAAFFNWANRLMLSLGEPTL; encoded by the coding sequence ATGACGGAGTCTCTCGCGCCCGAGACGGATCTGCCCGTCCCGCAGCGCTTCACTCAGGACGTCCTCGGCTGGGTCCCGTGGCTGGAGCCGCTTCGAGAGACGGACCTCGGGGAACGGCACTTTGAAGCCCTCGTGCAGCGCTCGCGCGCGAAGAACGCGTACTTCCGGCTGCTGGCGCGTGATCCCGCGGTCCTGCGGGAGCGCACGCTCGCGGACTTCGACATCTTCTTCAACGTCGCCGAGGGTCTGCCGCGCGCGGATCGGGAGATCGCCGCCACGGCGGCATCGCGCAGCAACGGATGCGTCTACTGCGCGTCGGTCCACGCCGGCTTCGCCACCCACCACTCCGGGCGGCGAGACGACGTGCAACGCCTGCTCGACGAGGGAACGGGCGCGCGCATCGATCCCCGGTGGGACGCCGTCGTCGACGCGTCCGTCGCGCTCTCCCAGTCGCCGCCCGCGCTCGGATCCGACGAGCTTCGGGCGCTGGATGCCGCGGGGCTCGACGACCTCGAGGTGCTCGACACGATCATGTCGGCGGCGTTCTTCAACTGGGCGAATCGCCTCATGCTGTCGCTGGGCGAGCCCACGCTCTGA